A window of the Zeugodacus cucurbitae isolate PBARC_wt_2022May chromosome 2, idZeuCucr1.2, whole genome shotgun sequence genome harbors these coding sequences:
- the LOC105216362 gene encoding sodium/potassium-transporting ATPase subunit alpha isoform X5, with protein MSDDQHGRADSYRIATVIPTDDDNRTADGHLKSKRRMPPKPAKKENLEDLKQELDIDFHKISPEELYQRFQTHPENGLSHAKAKENLERDGPNALTPPKQTPEWVKFCKNLFGGFAMLLWIGAILCFVAYSIQASTSEEPSDDNLYLGIVLSAVVIVTGIFSYYQESKSSKIMESFKNMVPQFATVIREGEKLTLRAEDLVLGDVVEVKFGDRIPADIRIIEARNFKVDNSSLTGESEPQSRGPEFTHENPLETKNLAFFSTNAVEGTAKGVVISCGDHTVMGRIAGLASGLDTGETPIAKEIHHFIHLITGVAVFLGVTFFVIAFILGYHWLDAVIFLIGIIVANVPEGLLATVTVCLTLTAKRMASKNCLVKNLEAVETLGSTSTICSDKTGTLTQNRMTVAHMWFDNQIIEADTTEDQSGVQYDRTSPGFKALSRIATLCNRAEFKGGQEGVPILKKEVSGDASEAALLKCMELALGDVMNIRKRNRKIAEIPFNSTNKYQVSIHETEDPSDPRYLLVMKGAPERILERCSTIFINGKEKVLDEEMKEAFNNAYMELGGLGERVLGFCDFMLPSDKYPTGYKFNTDDVNFPIDNLRFVGLMSMIDPPRAAVPDAVAKCRSAGIKVIMVTGDHPITAKAIAKSVGIISEGNETVEDIAQRLNIPVSEVNPREAKAAVVHGAELRDVTPEQLDEILRYHTEIVFARTSPQQKLIIVEGCQRMGAIVAVTGDGVNDSPALKKADIGVAMGIAGSDVSKQAADMILLDDNFASIVTGVEEGRLIFDNLKKSIAYTLTSNIPEISPFLAFILCDIPLPLGTVTILCIDLGTDMVPAISLAYEAAEADIMKRPPRDPFNDKLVNSRLISMAYGQIGMIQAAAGFFVYFVIMAENGFLPMKLFGIRKMWDSKAVNDLTDSYGQEWTYRDRKTLEYTCHTAFFVSIVVVQWADLIICKTRRNSVFQQGMRNWALNFGLVFETVLAAFLSYCPGMDKGLRMYPLKFVWWLPAIPFMLAIFIYDEIRRFYLRRNPGGWLEQETYY; from the exons CATGGGAGAGCGGACTCTTATCGCATCGCCACGGTTATACCAACCGATGACGACAATCGTACCGCCGATGGTCACTTaaag TCCAAACGCAGAATGCCACCTAAACCGGCTAAAAAGGAGAATCTTGAGGATCTCAAACAGGAGTTAGATATCGATTTTCATAAAATCTCTCCTGAGGAACTGTATCAGCGCTTTCAGACGCATCCAGAGAAT GGTTTGAGTCACGCCAAAGCCAAGGAGAATTTAGAACGAGATGGCCCCAACGCGCTTACACCACCCAAACAAACACCCGAATGGGTGAAATTCTGCAAGAATTTATTCGGCGGTTTCGCCATGTTGCTGTGGATCGGTGCTATACTTTGCTTCGTGGCCTACTCCATTCAGGCCAGTACCAGCGAAGAGCCCTCAGACGACAACTTGTATTTGGGTATCGTACTTTCGGCTGTAGTCATAGTTACCGGTATTTTCTCATACTATCAG GAATCGAAAAGTTCAAAGATCATGGAATCGTTCAAAAACATGGTGCCCCAATTCGCTACTGTCATTCGTGAAGGTGAGAAACTCACCTTACGCGCTGAAGACTTGGTGTTGGGTGATGTCGTTGAAGTGAAGTTCGGTGATCGTATACCCGCTGATATACGTATCATTGAGGCGCGCAACTTCAAAGTGGACAACTCATCGTTGACTGGTGAATCTGAGCCACAGTCACGTGGACCCGAATTTACACATGAAAATCCATTGGAAACTAAGAATTTGGCCTTCTTCTCCACCAACGCTGTCGAGGGTACTGCCAAGGGTGTTGTCATCAGCTGTGGTGATCACACTGTAATGGGTCGTATTGCTGGCTTGGCTTCCGGTTTGGATACGGGCGAGACACCAATCGCTAAGGAAATTCATCATTTCATTCACTTGATTACCGGTGTCGCCGTATTCTTGGGCGTGACATTCTTCGTTATCGCTTTCATCTTAGGTTACCATTGGTTGGATGCTGTTATCTTCTTGATCGGTATTATTGTAGCGAACGTGCCCGAAGGTCTGTTGGCCACCGTAACTGTATGTCTGACATTGACTGCCAAGCGTATGGCATCGAAGAATTGTTTGGTAAAGAATTTGGAAGCTGTGGAAACCTTGGGCTCCACCTCGACCATTTGCTCCGATAAGACCGGCACCCTCACCCAAAATCGTATGACCGTCGCTCACATGTGGTTTGATAATCAAATCATTGAGGCCGATACAACTGAAGATCAGTCGGGTGTGCAATACGATAGAACCAGCCCTGGCTTCAAGGCGCTCTCTCGCATTGCTACCCTCTGTAATCGTGCCGAATTCAAAGGCGGTCAAGAAGGTGTACCAATTTTGAAGAAGGAAGTCAGCGGTGATGCCTCCGAAGCGGCGCTGCTTAAATGCATGGAATTGGCGCTTGGCGATGTAATGAATATTCGCAAACGTAACCGCAAAATCGCTGAAATTCCATTCAATTCGACCAACAAATACCAAGTGTCCATACACGAAACTGAAGATCCCAGTGATCCACGTTATTTGCTTGTCATGAAGGGTGCACCCGAACGTATCTTGGAGCGCTGCTCAACGATTTTCATTAATGGCAAAGAAAAGGTATTGGACGAAGAGATGAAGGAGGCTTTCAATAATGCCTACATGGAACTTGGTGGTTTGGGTGAGCGTGTGCTCGGTTTCTGCGACTTCATGCTGCCCTCCGATAAATACCCAACTGGTTATAAATTCAACACAGACGATGTAAACTTCCCCATTGATAACTTGCGTTTCGTCGGCTTAATGTCCATGATTGATCCACCACGTGCTGCTGTACCCGATGCGGTCGCCAAGTGTCGTTCGGCTGGTATTAAGGTTATTATGGTTACTGGTGATCATCCAATCACAGCTAAGGCTATTGCCAAATCGGTGGGTATCATTTCGGAGGGTAATGAAACTGTTGAGGATATCGCACAGCGCTTGAACATCCCTGTCTCGGAAGTTAACCCACGTGAGGCCAAAGCAGCTGTTGTGCATGGTGCTGAATTACGTGATGTTACACCCGAACAGTTGGATGAAATTCTGCGCTATCACACTGAGATCGTGTTCGCACGTACCTCGCCTCAACAGAAATTGATCATTGTGGAGGGTTGCCAACGTATGGGCGCTATTGTGGCTGTGACCGGTGATGGTGTTAATGATTCACCAGCGTTAAAGAAAGCCGATATCGGTGTTGCTATGGGTATTGCCGGCTCTGATGTATCTAAGCAG GCTGCTGACATGATCTTGCTCGATGACAACTTCGCTTCGATTGTGACCGGTGTTGAAGAGGGTCGTTTGATTTTCGATAACTTGAAGAAATCCATTGCCTACACACTGACATCCAACATTCCCGAAATCTCACCTTTCTTGGCATTCATCCTTTGCGACATACCACTGCCACTGGGTACCGTCACCATTTTGTGCATCGATCTGGGAACCGACATG GTGCCCGCCATTTCCTTGGCTTATGAAGCTGCTGAGGCCGATATTATGAAGCGTCCACCACGTGATCCATTCAACGATAAATTAGTCAATTCAAG ATTGATTTCGATGGCCTATGGTCAAATTGGTATGATCCAAGCTGCTGCCGGTTTCTTCGTGTACTTCGTGATTATGGCTGAAAACGGTTTCTTGCCAATGAAACTGTTCGGCATACGTAAGATGTGGGACTCAAAGGCTGTTAACGATTTAACCGATTCGTATGGACAAGAATGG ACCTATCGCGATCGCAAGACACTCGAGTACACTTGCCACACTGCATTCTTCgtatcaattgttgttgtacaatggGCGGATTTGATCATCTGTAAGACACGACGAAACTCCGTCTTCCAGCAGGGCATGCGAAATTGGGCATTGAACTTCGGTTTGGTGTTCGAGACAGTGTTGGCGGCCTTCCTGTCGTACTGCCCCGGCATGGACAAGGGTCTGCGCATGTATCCACTGAA ATTCGTTTGGTGGTTACCAGCCATTCCATTTATGTTGGCCATTTTCATCTATGATGAAATTCGTCGATTCTACTTGCGTCGCAATCCCGGCGGTTGGTTGGAACAGGAGACGTACTATTAA
- the LOC105216362 gene encoding sodium/potassium-transporting ATPase subunit alpha isoform X6: MPPKPAKKENLEDLKQELDIDFHKISPEELYQRFQTHPENGLSHAKAKENLERDGPNALTPPKQTPEWVKFCKNLFGGFAMLLWIGAILCFVAYSIQASTSEEPSDDNLYLGIVLSAVVIVTGIFSYYQESKSSKIMESFKNMVPQFATVIREGEKLTLRAEDLVLGDVVEVKFGDRIPADIRIIEARNFKVDNSSLTGESEPQSRGPEFTHENPLETKNLAFFSTNAVEGTAKGVVISCGDHTVMGRIAGLASGLDTGETPIAKEIHHFIHLITGVAVFLGVTFFVIAFILGYHWLDAVIFLIGIIVANVPEGLLATVTVCLTLTAKRMASKNCLVKNLEAVETLGSTSTICSDKTGTLTQNRMTVAHMWFDNQIIEADTTEDQSGVQYDRTSPGFKALSRIATLCNRAEFKGGQEGVPILKKEVSGDASEAALLKCMELALGDVMNIRKRNRKIAEIPFNSTNKYQVSIHETEDPSDPRYLLVMKGAPERILERCSTIFINGKEKVLDEEMKEAFNNAYMELGGLGERVLGFCDFMLPSDKYPTGYKFNTDDVNFPIDNLRFVGLMSMIDPPRAAVPDAVAKCRSAGIKVIMVTGDHPITAKAIAKSVGIISEGNETVEDIAQRLNIPVSEVNPREAKAAVVHGAELRDVTPEQLDEILRYHTEIVFARTSPQQKLIIVEGCQRMGAIVAVTGDGVNDSPALKKADIGVAMGIAGSDVSKQAADMILLDDNFASIVTGVEEGRLIFDNLKKSIAYTLTSNIPEISPFLAFILCDIPLPLGTVTILCIDLGTDMVPAISLAYEAAEADIMKRPPRDPFNDKLVNSRLISMAYGQIGMIQAAAGFFVYFVIMAENGFLPMKLFGIRKMWDSKAVNDLTDSYGQEWTYRDRKTLEYTCHTAFFVSIVVVQWADLIICKTRRNSVFQQGMRNWALNFGLVFETVLAAFLSYCPGMDKGLRMYPLKFVWWLPAIPFMLAIFIYDEIRRFYLRRNPGGWLEQETYY, encoded by the exons ATGCCACCTAAACCGGCTAAAAAGGAGAATCTTGAGGATCTCAAACAGGAGTTAGATATCGATTTTCATAAAATCTCTCCTGAGGAACTGTATCAGCGCTTTCAGACGCATCCAGAGAAT GGTTTGAGTCACGCCAAAGCCAAGGAGAATTTAGAACGAGATGGCCCCAACGCGCTTACACCACCCAAACAAACACCCGAATGGGTGAAATTCTGCAAGAATTTATTCGGCGGTTTCGCCATGTTGCTGTGGATCGGTGCTATACTTTGCTTCGTGGCCTACTCCATTCAGGCCAGTACCAGCGAAGAGCCCTCAGACGACAACTTGTATTTGGGTATCGTACTTTCGGCTGTAGTCATAGTTACCGGTATTTTCTCATACTATCAG GAATCGAAAAGTTCAAAGATCATGGAATCGTTCAAAAACATGGTGCCCCAATTCGCTACTGTCATTCGTGAAGGTGAGAAACTCACCTTACGCGCTGAAGACTTGGTGTTGGGTGATGTCGTTGAAGTGAAGTTCGGTGATCGTATACCCGCTGATATACGTATCATTGAGGCGCGCAACTTCAAAGTGGACAACTCATCGTTGACTGGTGAATCTGAGCCACAGTCACGTGGACCCGAATTTACACATGAAAATCCATTGGAAACTAAGAATTTGGCCTTCTTCTCCACCAACGCTGTCGAGGGTACTGCCAAGGGTGTTGTCATCAGCTGTGGTGATCACACTGTAATGGGTCGTATTGCTGGCTTGGCTTCCGGTTTGGATACGGGCGAGACACCAATCGCTAAGGAAATTCATCATTTCATTCACTTGATTACCGGTGTCGCCGTATTCTTGGGCGTGACATTCTTCGTTATCGCTTTCATCTTAGGTTACCATTGGTTGGATGCTGTTATCTTCTTGATCGGTATTATTGTAGCGAACGTGCCCGAAGGTCTGTTGGCCACCGTAACTGTATGTCTGACATTGACTGCCAAGCGTATGGCATCGAAGAATTGTTTGGTAAAGAATTTGGAAGCTGTGGAAACCTTGGGCTCCACCTCGACCATTTGCTCCGATAAGACCGGCACCCTCACCCAAAATCGTATGACCGTCGCTCACATGTGGTTTGATAATCAAATCATTGAGGCCGATACAACTGAAGATCAGTCGGGTGTGCAATACGATAGAACCAGCCCTGGCTTCAAGGCGCTCTCTCGCATTGCTACCCTCTGTAATCGTGCCGAATTCAAAGGCGGTCAAGAAGGTGTACCAATTTTGAAGAAGGAAGTCAGCGGTGATGCCTCCGAAGCGGCGCTGCTTAAATGCATGGAATTGGCGCTTGGCGATGTAATGAATATTCGCAAACGTAACCGCAAAATCGCTGAAATTCCATTCAATTCGACCAACAAATACCAAGTGTCCATACACGAAACTGAAGATCCCAGTGATCCACGTTATTTGCTTGTCATGAAGGGTGCACCCGAACGTATCTTGGAGCGCTGCTCAACGATTTTCATTAATGGCAAAGAAAAGGTATTGGACGAAGAGATGAAGGAGGCTTTCAATAATGCCTACATGGAACTTGGTGGTTTGGGTGAGCGTGTGCTCGGTTTCTGCGACTTCATGCTGCCCTCCGATAAATACCCAACTGGTTATAAATTCAACACAGACGATGTAAACTTCCCCATTGATAACTTGCGTTTCGTCGGCTTAATGTCCATGATTGATCCACCACGTGCTGCTGTACCCGATGCGGTCGCCAAGTGTCGTTCGGCTGGTATTAAGGTTATTATGGTTACTGGTGATCATCCAATCACAGCTAAGGCTATTGCCAAATCGGTGGGTATCATTTCGGAGGGTAATGAAACTGTTGAGGATATCGCACAGCGCTTGAACATCCCTGTCTCGGAAGTTAACCCACGTGAGGCCAAAGCAGCTGTTGTGCATGGTGCTGAATTACGTGATGTTACACCCGAACAGTTGGATGAAATTCTGCGCTATCACACTGAGATCGTGTTCGCACGTACCTCGCCTCAACAGAAATTGATCATTGTGGAGGGTTGCCAACGTATGGGCGCTATTGTGGCTGTGACCGGTGATGGTGTTAATGATTCACCAGCGTTAAAGAAAGCCGATATCGGTGTTGCTATGGGTATTGCCGGCTCTGATGTATCTAAGCAG GCTGCTGACATGATCTTGCTCGATGACAACTTCGCTTCGATTGTGACCGGTGTTGAAGAGGGTCGTTTGATTTTCGATAACTTGAAGAAATCCATTGCCTACACACTGACATCCAACATTCCCGAAATCTCACCTTTCTTGGCATTCATCCTTTGCGACATACCACTGCCACTGGGTACCGTCACCATTTTGTGCATCGATCTGGGAACCGACATG GTGCCCGCCATTTCCTTGGCTTATGAAGCTGCTGAGGCCGATATTATGAAGCGTCCACCACGTGATCCATTCAACGATAAATTAGTCAATTCAAG ATTGATTTCGATGGCCTATGGTCAAATTGGTATGATCCAAGCTGCTGCCGGTTTCTTCGTGTACTTCGTGATTATGGCTGAAAACGGTTTCTTGCCAATGAAACTGTTCGGCATACGTAAGATGTGGGACTCAAAGGCTGTTAACGATTTAACCGATTCGTATGGACAAGAATGG ACCTATCGCGATCGCAAGACACTCGAGTACACTTGCCACACTGCATTCTTCgtatcaattgttgttgtacaatggGCGGATTTGATCATCTGTAAGACACGACGAAACTCCGTCTTCCAGCAGGGCATGCGAAATTGGGCATTGAACTTCGGTTTGGTGTTCGAGACAGTGTTGGCGGCCTTCCTGTCGTACTGCCCCGGCATGGACAAGGGTCTGCGCATGTATCCACTGAA ATTCGTTTGGTGGTTACCAGCCATTCCATTTATGTTGGCCATTTTCATCTATGATGAAATTCGTCGATTCTACTTGCGTCGCAATCCCGGCGGTTGGTTGGAACAGGAGACGTACTATTAA
- the LOC105216362 gene encoding sodium/potassium-transporting ATPase subunit alpha isoform X2 translates to MALRSDFEHGRADSYRIATVIPTDDDNRTADGHLKSKRRMPPKPAKKENLEDLKQELDIDFHKISPEELYQRFQTHPENGLSHAKAKENLERDGPNALTPPKQTPEWVKFCKNLFGGFAMLLWIGAILCFVAYSIQASTSEEPSDDNLYLGIVLSAVVIVTGIFSYYQESKSSKIMESFKNMVPQFATVIREGEKLTLRAEDLVLGDVVEVKFGDRIPADIRIIEARNFKVDNSSLTGESEPQSRGPEFTHENPLETKNLAFFSTNAVEGTAKGVVISCGDHTVMGRIAGLASGLDTGETPIAKEIHHFIHLITGVAVFLGVTFFVIAFILGYHWLDAVIFLIGIIVANVPEGLLATVTVCLTLTAKRMASKNCLVKNLEAVETLGSTSTICSDKTGTLTQNRMTVAHMWFDNQIIEADTTEDQSGVQYDRTSPGFKALSRIATLCNRAEFKGGQEGVPILKKEVSGDASEAALLKCMELALGDVMNIRKRNRKIAEIPFNSTNKYQVSIHETEDPSDPRYLLVMKGAPERILERCSTIFINGKEKVLDEEMKEAFNNAYMELGGLGERVLGFCDFMLPSDKYPTGYKFNTDDVNFPIDNLRFVGLMSMIDPPRAAVPDAVAKCRSAGIKVIMVTGDHPITAKAIAKSVGIISEGNETVEDIAQRLNIPVSEVNPREAKAAVVHGAELRDVTPEQLDEILRYHTEIVFARTSPQQKLIIVEGCQRMGAIVAVTGDGVNDSPALKKADIGVAMGIAGSDVSKQAADMILLDDNFASIVTGVEEGRLIFDNLKKSIAYTLTSNIPEISPFLAFILCDIPLPLGTVTILCIDLGTDMVPAISLAYEEAESDIMKRQPRNPFCDKLVNERLISMAYGQIGMIQAAAGFFVYFVIMAENGFLPMKLFGIRKMWDSKAVNDLTDSYGQEWTYRDRKTLEYTCHTAFFVSIVVVQWADLIICKTRRNSVFQQGMRNWALNFGLVFETVLAAFLSYCPGMDKGLRMYPLKFVWWLPAIPFMLAIFIYDEIRRFYLRRNPGGWLEQETYY, encoded by the exons CATGGGAGAGCGGACTCTTATCGCATCGCCACGGTTATACCAACCGATGACGACAATCGTACCGCCGATGGTCACTTaaag TCCAAACGCAGAATGCCACCTAAACCGGCTAAAAAGGAGAATCTTGAGGATCTCAAACAGGAGTTAGATATCGATTTTCATAAAATCTCTCCTGAGGAACTGTATCAGCGCTTTCAGACGCATCCAGAGAAT GGTTTGAGTCACGCCAAAGCCAAGGAGAATTTAGAACGAGATGGCCCCAACGCGCTTACACCACCCAAACAAACACCCGAATGGGTGAAATTCTGCAAGAATTTATTCGGCGGTTTCGCCATGTTGCTGTGGATCGGTGCTATACTTTGCTTCGTGGCCTACTCCATTCAGGCCAGTACCAGCGAAGAGCCCTCAGACGACAACTTGTATTTGGGTATCGTACTTTCGGCTGTAGTCATAGTTACCGGTATTTTCTCATACTATCAG GAATCGAAAAGTTCAAAGATCATGGAATCGTTCAAAAACATGGTGCCCCAATTCGCTACTGTCATTCGTGAAGGTGAGAAACTCACCTTACGCGCTGAAGACTTGGTGTTGGGTGATGTCGTTGAAGTGAAGTTCGGTGATCGTATACCCGCTGATATACGTATCATTGAGGCGCGCAACTTCAAAGTGGACAACTCATCGTTGACTGGTGAATCTGAGCCACAGTCACGTGGACCCGAATTTACACATGAAAATCCATTGGAAACTAAGAATTTGGCCTTCTTCTCCACCAACGCTGTCGAGGGTACTGCCAAGGGTGTTGTCATCAGCTGTGGTGATCACACTGTAATGGGTCGTATTGCTGGCTTGGCTTCCGGTTTGGATACGGGCGAGACACCAATCGCTAAGGAAATTCATCATTTCATTCACTTGATTACCGGTGTCGCCGTATTCTTGGGCGTGACATTCTTCGTTATCGCTTTCATCTTAGGTTACCATTGGTTGGATGCTGTTATCTTCTTGATCGGTATTATTGTAGCGAACGTGCCCGAAGGTCTGTTGGCCACCGTAACTGTATGTCTGACATTGACTGCCAAGCGTATGGCATCGAAGAATTGTTTGGTAAAGAATTTGGAAGCTGTGGAAACCTTGGGCTCCACCTCGACCATTTGCTCCGATAAGACCGGCACCCTCACCCAAAATCGTATGACCGTCGCTCACATGTGGTTTGATAATCAAATCATTGAGGCCGATACAACTGAAGATCAGTCGGGTGTGCAATACGATAGAACCAGCCCTGGCTTCAAGGCGCTCTCTCGCATTGCTACCCTCTGTAATCGTGCCGAATTCAAAGGCGGTCAAGAAGGTGTACCAATTTTGAAGAAGGAAGTCAGCGGTGATGCCTCCGAAGCGGCGCTGCTTAAATGCATGGAATTGGCGCTTGGCGATGTAATGAATATTCGCAAACGTAACCGCAAAATCGCTGAAATTCCATTCAATTCGACCAACAAATACCAAGTGTCCATACACGAAACTGAAGATCCCAGTGATCCACGTTATTTGCTTGTCATGAAGGGTGCACCCGAACGTATCTTGGAGCGCTGCTCAACGATTTTCATTAATGGCAAAGAAAAGGTATTGGACGAAGAGATGAAGGAGGCTTTCAATAATGCCTACATGGAACTTGGTGGTTTGGGTGAGCGTGTGCTCGGTTTCTGCGACTTCATGCTGCCCTCCGATAAATACCCAACTGGTTATAAATTCAACACAGACGATGTAAACTTCCCCATTGATAACTTGCGTTTCGTCGGCTTAATGTCCATGATTGATCCACCACGTGCTGCTGTACCCGATGCGGTCGCCAAGTGTCGTTCGGCTGGTATTAAGGTTATTATGGTTACTGGTGATCATCCAATCACAGCTAAGGCTATTGCCAAATCGGTGGGTATCATTTCGGAGGGTAATGAAACTGTTGAGGATATCGCACAGCGCTTGAACATCCCTGTCTCGGAAGTTAACCCACGTGAGGCCAAAGCAGCTGTTGTGCATGGTGCTGAATTACGTGATGTTACACCCGAACAGTTGGATGAAATTCTGCGCTATCACACTGAGATCGTGTTCGCACGTACCTCGCCTCAACAGAAATTGATCATTGTGGAGGGTTGCCAACGTATGGGCGCTATTGTGGCTGTGACCGGTGATGGTGTTAATGATTCACCAGCGTTAAAGAAAGCCGATATCGGTGTTGCTATGGGTATTGCCGGCTCTGATGTATCTAAGCAG GCTGCTGACATGATCTTGCTCGATGACAACTTCGCTTCGATTGTGACCGGTGTTGAAGAGGGTCGTTTGATTTTCGATAACTTGAAGAAATCCATTGCCTACACACTGACATCCAACATTCCCGAAATCTCACCTTTCTTGGCATTCATCCTTTGCGACATACCACTGCCACTGGGTACCGTCACCATTTTGTGCATCGATCTGGGAACCGACATG GTACCAGCTATTTCCTTAGCCTATGAAGAAGCTGAATCAGATATTATGAAACGTCAGCCCAGGAATCCATTTTGTGATAAACTGGTTAATGAAAG ATTGATTTCGATGGCCTATGGTCAAATTGGTATGATCCAAGCTGCTGCCGGTTTCTTCGTGTACTTCGTGATTATGGCTGAAAACGGTTTCTTGCCAATGAAACTGTTCGGCATACGTAAGATGTGGGACTCAAAGGCTGTTAACGATTTAACCGATTCGTATGGACAAGAATGG ACCTATCGCGATCGCAAGACACTCGAGTACACTTGCCACACTGCATTCTTCgtatcaattgttgttgtacaatggGCGGATTTGATCATCTGTAAGACACGACGAAACTCCGTCTTCCAGCAGGGCATGCGAAATTGGGCATTGAACTTCGGTTTGGTGTTCGAGACAGTGTTGGCGGCCTTCCTGTCGTACTGCCCCGGCATGGACAAGGGTCTGCGCATGTATCCACTGAA ATTCGTTTGGTGGTTACCAGCCATTCCATTTATGTTGGCCATTTTCATCTATGATGAAATTCGTCGATTCTACTTGCGTCGCAATCCCGGCGGTTGGTTGGAACAGGAGACGTACTATTAA